The region CAAAAGTGGAAAAGTGACCGAAGCCCTTCCATTTGCGGCTAAAGCGCATGCCCTGGATGTCGACAATAAATTTTATTCCCTGCTGCTGGCAGAACTTTACGTCAAGCAGAAGCGGTACGGCGAGGCCGAAGACCTCTACGAAGCCTTGTTGAAAAAAGGACCCGAAAACGCAGAATATGGCGTTGAACTGGCGGCTATCTACCTCTTCAATGAAAAGCCCGACAAGGCGCTGGAAGCGTATAATAAAGTAGAGCGTGAGCTGGGTTTGAATGAAGAAATTACCCGGCAGAAGCAACGCATCTACCTCAAGCAGAACAAAATTGAGAAGGCCATTGAAGAAGCTGAGAAATTGGTGGCATCGGAACCCTCCGACCCCGACTACCTGCTCGAAGGCGCCGAACTGCTCATTGCTAACGACCGGCCCGATCAAGCCATCGGCTGGATTGACCGGGCCCTTAAGTTAAGCACCGATTTGCCCCAGGCGCATGTGCTGCTGGCCGATATCTACCGTAAAAAGGGGGATATGGACCGGGTTAGTAAAGAACTGAACCAGGTACTGGCCAATCCAAACCTCGAAGCCGGTCTGAAAGCCCGAATCCTGTCGAGCTACATGGGTATGACCGGTTCCAATACCGCAGCGCAGCAGGATGCCCTGGCTATGGCGCAGAACCTGGCCAAAACATCGCCCAACGACCCCAAAACACAGGTAATGCTAGCCGATCTGCTTATGCAGCAGGGCAAAAAAGCCGAAGCCCGCGATACGTACGCCAAAGCTGCCCGTCTGGACGGCTCTATTTATGAAGTTTGGGGAGCCCTGCTACAGCTCGATAACGAACTGAATCAGGTTGATAGCCTCCTCATCCACTCCGAAAAGGCGCTGGAAGTCTTTCCAACACAGGGGCTGTTCTGGTACTCCAACGGGTCGGCCAATCTATACAAGCGCCGGTATCAGCAGGCCGTTGACGCCCTCGAAGAAAGTCAGAAGCTGCTGGCTGCTAGTTCGAGCAACGAGCTAAAAAAGGGAATCAGTGCCCAGTTGGGTGATGCGTACAACGGTCTTGGCGATTATGCCAAATCAAACGAATCGTACGAAGCCGTCCTGAAAGTTGACCCCCTGAACGACTACGTTCTGAACAATTACAGTTATTTCCTGTCTTTACGGAAGGAAAACCTGCCTCGTGCTTTACAACTTGCCCAGAAACTCGTTGAGCGCAACCCAACGAATGCGACCTATCTGGACACCTACGCCTGGGTGCTTTATGTCTCGAAAGATTACGCAAAAGCAAAGCAGTATCTCGAAAAAGCACTGGCCGATCCAGCAAACGTGAGCGGAACCATTATTGAACATTATGGCGATGCGCTTTACCAGTTGGGCCAGGCCGACAAGGCACTTGAACAGTGGAAGAAAGCGAAGATGAAAGGTGGTGCCAGCCCCGATATAGATAAGAAAATAACCTCTGGCAAAATGTAAACCGGTTTACGATCCATTGAGTACGGCATTCCCCTATCAAGCAATGTTTCCTGATGGCCGTAGATGGAAAATGATAAACCGAAAAGCACCTAAATGAACAAATACCTGCTATTTACGCTCCTGATAAGCGTATTTCTGAGTTCGGAAGGTTGTCGACGTCAGCGTATGTCGCGCAATACTGGCCCGACGCCGGTTTCATCCGCCCCCACCCCTGCCGATTCAACTCTTGCGGCTAATCCGGCACCAAAACTTCCTGCCGACTCTGCACAGGTAACACCCGGGTCATCAAAACCGGACCTATCCAGGCCGGACCTATCCAGGCCGGGCATCGAAGAGGCTCGAGCCAATGTTGCGGAAATCGACTTTCGATATTTGACTGCCAAATCCAAAATCTCGTTTAAAGGACAACAGCAGGATATCGACAATGCCAATGTGAGTATCCGGGTCCGGAAAGACAGCCTGATTTGGGTGTCGGTGTCCAAACTCGGGATCGAAGCCGTTCGGGGCATAATCACCCGTGACTCAATCCTGATTGTCGATAAAATACACCGTGAATACTCTGTCTACGACTTTCCGACACTGAGCAAACAGTTTCATTTTAACCTGAGCTTCGATCTGCTTCAGGCGTTGATTGTGGGTAATCTGCCTTTACCCAAACGACCGGCCCAAAAAATAAAGAATGAGCGAGATTATCTGCTGCTACGGCAAAGTGAGGGCAAAGTGC is a window of Spirosoma linguale DSM 74 DNA encoding:
- a CDS encoding Tetratricopeptide TPR_2 repeat protein (PFAM: Tetratricopeptide TPR_2 repeat protein~SMART: Tetratricopeptide repeat~KEGG: bba:Bd0225 hypothetical protein); its protein translation is MHHDTPTNMNSAYSTYRSHRLLIGLASSVGLLLCLADLPAVAQRKRDKADTALAKPGSTSTTTVRMEAETQFTDGIRYLMTDEPSKAITQFAKVLQKDPNNAAAQYSTASAYLKSGKVTEALPFAAKAHALDVDNKFYSLLLAELYVKQKRYGEAEDLYEALLKKGPENAEYGVELAAIYLFNEKPDKALEAYNKVERELGLNEEITRQKQRIYLKQNKIEKAIEEAEKLVASEPSDPDYLLEGAELLIANDRPDQAIGWIDRALKLSTDLPQAHVLLADIYRKKGDMDRVSKELNQVLANPNLEAGLKARILSSYMGMTGSNTAAQQDALAMAQNLAKTSPNDPKTQVMLADLLMQQGKKAEARDTYAKAARLDGSIYEVWGALLQLDNELNQVDSLLIHSEKALEVFPTQGLFWYSNGSANLYKRRYQQAVDALEESQKLLAASSSNELKKGISAQLGDAYNGLGDYAKSNESYEAVLKVDPLNDYVLNNYSYFLSLRKENLPRALQLAQKLVERNPTNATYLDTYAWVLYVSKDYAKAKQYLEKALADPANVSGTIIEHYGDALYQLGQADKALEQWKKAKMKGGASPDIDKKITSGKM